From the genome of Fundulus heteroclitus isolate FHET01 chromosome 7, MU-UCD_Fhet_4.1, whole genome shotgun sequence, one region includes:
- the tmem169b gene encoding transmembrane protein 169, with protein MAQIEETHTEGESSPQMVSVRSDVSASQGNDGEAGPSMRRKRKKKKEPRPESIIVYRSDIERAPGEEQSGEEGGERSTEEGAKFLGTPTGEGGDWNLPPDSRYVTLTGTITRGKKKGQVVDIHVTLTERELRDLAKSRERLNAECEAGEGSKRSCTFGVCQGPHVVLWSISCAPVVFLLSFITSFYYGTLTWYNVFLVYNEERTFWHKITICPFLIIFYPVLIMPVALSLALYSAVVQVSWAFSEWWQVVRDLEKGFCGWACGKLGLEDCSPYSIVELLDSDTVSGTLQSKAPSELAQTSSV; from the exons ATGGCACAGATAGAGGAAACCCACACTGAGGGGGAGAGCAGCCCTCAGATGGTCTCCGTAAGATCAGATGTGTCAGCGAGCCAGGGGAACGATGGAGAAGCGGGGCCATCtatgaggaggaagaggaagaagaagaaagagccACGTCCCGAGTCCATCATTGTGTATCGCTCCGACATCGAGAGAGCACCAGGAGAGGAGCAGAGCGgtgaggagggaggagaaagGAGCACAGAGGAGGGGGCAAAGTTCCTGGGAACACCTACAGGAGAAG GAGGGGACTGGAACCTTCCTCCAGACAGCCGGTACGTGACCCTTACCGGCACCATCACTCGAGGAAAGAAGAAGGGCCAGGTGGTGGACATTCACGTCACTTTGACAGAGAGGGAACTCAGGGATCTGGCCAAGTCGAGGGAGCGTCTCAACGCAGAGTGCGAGGCAGGGGAAGGGTCCAAACGTAGCTGTACCTTCGGAGTGTGCCAGGGACCCCACGTGGTGCTGTGGAGCATCTCCTGCGCTCCTGTGgtcttcctcctttccttcatCACCTCCTTCTACTACGGCACTCTCACCTGGTACAACGTCTTCCTAGTGTACAACGAGGAGCGGACGTTCTGGCACAAGATCACCATTTGCCCCTTTCTCATCATCTTCTACCCCGTGCTCATCATGCCAGTGGCGCTGTCTCTGGCGCTGTACTCAGCCGTGGTGCAGGTGTCCTGGGCCTTCAGCGAGTGGTGGCAGGTGGTGCGGGACCTGGAGAAAGGCTTTTGCGGCTGGGCCTGTGGGAAGTTGGGTCTGGAGGACTGCTCGCCTTACAGCATCGTGGAGTTGCTCGACTCCGACACGGTTTCTGGGACTCTGCAGAGCAAGGCACCCAGTGAGCTCGCCCAGACGTCATCGGTTTGA
- the LOC105937178 gene encoding collagen alpha-2(VI) chain isoform X1 has product MTRIHPLTAMILWVILLTVFQAAAPQRAPPRGPRPVPGRGDSPEPTPAPLPPEPTPEGCETTIDCPIKVFFTIDTSETIALQEPPPGSLVESIKEFVKVFAQKLEDEEYRGQIQITWSFGGLHFSQKQVVFSQLTTRDTFIRRVSQIKYLGKGTYIDCALKNMTHQMTQQYSGTKAVLFSVVITDGHVTGSPCSGIKVAAEQARDQGIHIFSVAASRRVDEQGMREIAGSPTELYRDNYIAMEIVDGKPRMSTETIDRIMKAMKYQAYLQCYKPTCLAVPGIPGRKGSSGPKGVKGDRGQTGPKGHKGNQGDPGIEGSIGRPGLKGEIGFKGEKGEVGLIGAKGVAGSPGRNGTNGQKGKIGRIGAPGCKGDPGDKGPDGHPGDAGDSGPSGEKGEKGDTGRSGKPGPPGPVGSQGPKGEKGNPGNPGPYGERGVPGLSGRPGPKGNLGRRGSPGVKGAPGANGVKGARGDQGPSGDRGRLGEDGFKGAKGGQGLPGPRGHHGEPGGPGGNGTVGSPGDPGPRGEPGQPGPKGDDGRPGFGYSGPTGATGERGDKGKKGPRGARGDCGAKGTAGDKGVPGEPGEPGKPGEPGERGPRGEPGKDGDEGPAGGPGLTDCDVMTYIRETCGCCDCEKHCGALDIVFVIDSSESVGLTNFTLEKNFVINTINRLGSMAPDPTSPTGTRVGVVQFSHKGTFEAIRLDDASINSMSSFKTAVKNLQWIAGGTFTPSALKFTYDNLIRDSKRARAKVSVVVVTDGRFDPRDDDSQLRYLCDDPAVVVNAIGVGDMFDKRHDSETLVSIACNNKDRITEMKQYTDLVADNFIQKMETILCPDPVIKCPNLPCGTELDVAPCVQRPVDLVFLLDGSERLGMENFNHARHFVQMVANTLTLAKTKNYPNGVKLALIQFGKENESQVAFLLTHDMKTIASGLAGLRYLDASSAVGPAIFQTISEILDKGSTRKTRRGSEVSFVFITDGITNTTNLDEATSAMRRQQVVPTVIATGSDVDDEVLMQLAMGDRDAIFKEQKFSDVLKPSFFNRFIRWVC; this is encoded by the exons ATGACTAGAATCCATCCTCTCACAGCAATGATTTTATGGGTCATCCTTTTGACCGTGTTCCAAGCTGCAGCGCCTCAACGTGCCCCCCCTCGTGGACCCAGACCGGTTCCTGGGCGGGGCGACAGTCCAGAACCGACACCAGCGCCGCTGCCACCCGAGCCCACACCAGAAGGTTGTGAGA CAACGATCGACTGTCCCATCAAGGTGTTCTTCACCATTGACACCTCAGAGACCATCGCTCTCCAGGAGCCTCCGCCTGGCAGTCTGGTGGAGAGCATCAAGGAGTTCGTTAAGGTATTCGCCCAGAAGCTCGAAGACGAGGAGTACAGGGGCCAGATTCAGATCACCTGGTCCTTTGGGGGCTTGCACTTCTCCCAGAAGCAGGTGGTCTTCAGTCAGCTGACAACAAGAGACACCTTCATCAGGAGAGTCAGTCAGATCAAATACCTGGGCAAAGGCACCTACATCGACTGCGCCCTCAAAAATATGACCCACCAGATGACACAGCAGTACTCTGGGACAAAGGCGGTCCTCTTCTCCGTGGTCATCACAGACGGTCATGTGACAGGGAGTCCGTGTTCGGGGATCAAGGTGGCAGCAGAGCAGGCCCGTGATCAGGGCATCCACATTTTTTCAGTGGCAGCATCCAGAAGAGTCGATGAACAAGGGATGAGGGAGATAGCCGGCTCGCCCACAGAGTTGTACCGGGACAATTACATAGCCATGGAGATTGTTGATGGAAAACCGAGGATGAGCACGGAAACTATTGATCGTATCATGAAAGCCATG AAATATCAAGCCTATCTACAG TGCTATAAACCTACATGCCTGGCGGTTCCTGGGATCCCAGGACGGAAAGGGTCCTCAGGTCCAAAA GGCGTTAAAGGTGACAGAGGCCAGACAGGACCAAAAGGTCATAAAGGTAACCAG GGTGATCCTGGGATTGAAGGTTCAATCGGACGACCGGGACTAAAG GGAGAAATCGGTTTCAAAGGTGAAAAG GGTGAAGTTGGATTAATTGGAGCGAAG GGGGTGGCAGGTTCACCAGGCAGGAACGGTACTAACGGACAAAAG GGTAAAATTGGCCGAATTGGAGCTCCTGGCTGCAAAGGGGATCCAGGTGACAAG GGCCCAGATGGACACCCAGGAGACGCTGGTGACTCTGGACCATCtggagaaaaaggagaaaag GGGGACACAGGCCGCTCTGGAAAGCCGGGTCCTCCCGGCCCTGTGGGTAGTCAAGGACCAAAG GGTGAAAAGGGAAATCCTGGAAATCCAGGACCATACGGAGAAAGAGGGGTTCCC GGGTTAAGTGGCAGACCTGGACCAAAAGGCAACCTG GGCAGAAGAGGGAGTCCTGGAGTGAAGGGGGCGCCAGGAGCTAACGGGGTCAAAGGAGCAAGG ggAGATCAAGGACCGTCAGGGGACAGAGGTCGACTCGGGGAGGACGGATTTAAGGGAGCTAAG GGAGGCCAAGGACTACCAGGACCGAGGGGTCATCATGGAGAACCAGGCGGCCCTGGAGGAAAT GGCACTGTGGGAAGTCCCGGAGACCCCGGACCAAGGGGGGAGCCTGGACAACCCGGACCTAAG GGAGACGATGGAAGACCAGGATTCGGCTACTCAGGACCGACAGGAGCAACG GGAGAAAGAGGGGATAAGGGCAAGAAAGGACCCAGAGGGGCCAGAGGTGACTGCGGCGCCAAAGGCACGGCCGGAGATAAAGGAGTACCGGGAGAGCCT GGGGAACCAGGCAAGCCAGGAGAGCCAGGAGAGAGAGGACCCCGGGGAGAGCCTGGAAAAGAT GGGGACGAAGGGCCAGCTGGGGGTCCTGGGCTCACT GACTGTGATGTTATGACATACATCAGGGAGACCTGTGGTTGTTGTG aCTGTGAGAAGCACTGTGGAGCTCTGGACATTGTCTTTGTGATTGACAGCTCTGAGAGTGTTGGCCTGACCAACTTCACCCTGGAGAAAAACTTTGTTATCAACACCATCAACAGGCTGGGATCCATGGCCCCCGACCCCACGTCACCAACCG GAACAAGAGTTGGAGTTGTACAGTTCAGCCACAAAGGAACCTTTGAGGCCATACGTCTCGACGACGCTTCCATAAACTCCATGTCGTCGTTTAAGACGGCAGTGAAGAACCTACAGTGGATCGCTGGGGGCACATTTACGCCCTCTGCACTCAAGTTTACCTACGACAACCTGATCAGGGACAGCAAGAGAGCCCGCGCTAAGGTGTCTGTGGTGGTGGTTACGGACGGCCGCTTCGACCCTCGTGATGACGACAGTCAGCTCAGGTACCTGTGCGATGATCCGGCTGTGGTGGTGAACGCCATCGGAGTCGGCGACATGTTTGACAAGAGACACGACAGTGAGACCCTCGTGTCGATAGCCTGCAATAACAAGGACCGCATCACCGAGATGAAGCAATACACGGACCTGGTGGCTGATAACTTCATTCAGAAGATGGAAACTATTCTCTGTCCGG ATCCAGTGATTAAGTGTCCCAACCTTCCCTGTGGAACTG AACTTGATGTGGCTCCGTGCGTTCAACGACCCGTAGACCTGGTGTTCCTCCTCGACGGCTCAGAGCGCCTCGGGATGGAAAACTTCAACCACGCCCGCCACTTTGTGCAGATGGTGGCAAACACTTTGACGTTGGCCAAGACTAAAAATTACCCAAACGGGGTTAAACTGGCGCTGATACAGTTCGGCAAGGAGAACGAAAGCCAAGTGGCCTTTCTTCTTACGCACGACATGAAGACCATTGCTTCGGGTCTCGCAGGCTTACGTTATCTTGATGCTTCGTCAGCAGTGGGGCCTGCCATCTTTCAAACCATCAGTGAGATCTTGGATAAAGGAAGCACTCGCAAGACAAGACGCGGTTCTGAggtttcatttgttttcatcacAGACGGCATTACGAACACCACCAACCTGGACGAGGCAACTTCTGCAATGCGCAGGCAACAGGTTGTTCCCACTGTGATCGCCACGGGAAGTGATGTGGATGACGAAGTGCTGATGCAGCTGGCTATGGGTGACCGGGACGCCATCTTTAAGGAACAGAAATTTTCTGATGTGTTAAAGCCTAGTTTCTTTAACCGTTTCATCAGGTGGGTGTGTTAG
- the LOC105937178 gene encoding collagen alpha-2(VI) chain isoform X2 has protein sequence MTRIHPLTAMILWVILLTVFQAAAPQRAPPRGPRPVPGRGDSPEPTPAPLPPEPTPEATIDCPIKVFFTIDTSETIALQEPPPGSLVESIKEFVKVFAQKLEDEEYRGQIQITWSFGGLHFSQKQVVFSQLTTRDTFIRRVSQIKYLGKGTYIDCALKNMTHQMTQQYSGTKAVLFSVVITDGHVTGSPCSGIKVAAEQARDQGIHIFSVAASRRVDEQGMREIAGSPTELYRDNYIAMEIVDGKPRMSTETIDRIMKAMKYQAYLQCYKPTCLAVPGIPGRKGSSGPKGVKGDRGQTGPKGHKGNQGDPGIEGSIGRPGLKGEIGFKGEKGEVGLIGAKGVAGSPGRNGTNGQKGKIGRIGAPGCKGDPGDKGPDGHPGDAGDSGPSGEKGEKGDTGRSGKPGPPGPVGSQGPKGEKGNPGNPGPYGERGVPGLSGRPGPKGNLGRRGSPGVKGAPGANGVKGARGDQGPSGDRGRLGEDGFKGAKGGQGLPGPRGHHGEPGGPGGNGTVGSPGDPGPRGEPGQPGPKGDDGRPGFGYSGPTGATGERGDKGKKGPRGARGDCGAKGTAGDKGVPGEPGEPGKPGEPGERGPRGEPGKDGDEGPAGGPGLTDCDVMTYIRETCGCCDCEKHCGALDIVFVIDSSESVGLTNFTLEKNFVINTINRLGSMAPDPTSPTGTRVGVVQFSHKGTFEAIRLDDASINSMSSFKTAVKNLQWIAGGTFTPSALKFTYDNLIRDSKRARAKVSVVVVTDGRFDPRDDDSQLRYLCDDPAVVVNAIGVGDMFDKRHDSETLVSIACNNKDRITEMKQYTDLVADNFIQKMETILCPDPVIKCPNLPCGTELDVAPCVQRPVDLVFLLDGSERLGMENFNHARHFVQMVANTLTLAKTKNYPNGVKLALIQFGKENESQVAFLLTHDMKTIASGLAGLRYLDASSAVGPAIFQTISEILDKGSTRKTRRGSEVSFVFITDGITNTTNLDEATSAMRRQQVVPTVIATGSDVDDEVLMQLAMGDRDAIFKEQKFSDVLKPSFFNRFIRWVC, from the exons ATGACTAGAATCCATCCTCTCACAGCAATGATTTTATGGGTCATCCTTTTGACCGTGTTCCAAGCTGCAGCGCCTCAACGTGCCCCCCCTCGTGGACCCAGACCGGTTCCTGGGCGGGGCGACAGTCCAGAACCGACACCAGCGCCGCTGCCACCCGAGCCCACACCAGAAG CAACGATCGACTGTCCCATCAAGGTGTTCTTCACCATTGACACCTCAGAGACCATCGCTCTCCAGGAGCCTCCGCCTGGCAGTCTGGTGGAGAGCATCAAGGAGTTCGTTAAGGTATTCGCCCAGAAGCTCGAAGACGAGGAGTACAGGGGCCAGATTCAGATCACCTGGTCCTTTGGGGGCTTGCACTTCTCCCAGAAGCAGGTGGTCTTCAGTCAGCTGACAACAAGAGACACCTTCATCAGGAGAGTCAGTCAGATCAAATACCTGGGCAAAGGCACCTACATCGACTGCGCCCTCAAAAATATGACCCACCAGATGACACAGCAGTACTCTGGGACAAAGGCGGTCCTCTTCTCCGTGGTCATCACAGACGGTCATGTGACAGGGAGTCCGTGTTCGGGGATCAAGGTGGCAGCAGAGCAGGCCCGTGATCAGGGCATCCACATTTTTTCAGTGGCAGCATCCAGAAGAGTCGATGAACAAGGGATGAGGGAGATAGCCGGCTCGCCCACAGAGTTGTACCGGGACAATTACATAGCCATGGAGATTGTTGATGGAAAACCGAGGATGAGCACGGAAACTATTGATCGTATCATGAAAGCCATG AAATATCAAGCCTATCTACAG TGCTATAAACCTACATGCCTGGCGGTTCCTGGGATCCCAGGACGGAAAGGGTCCTCAGGTCCAAAA GGCGTTAAAGGTGACAGAGGCCAGACAGGACCAAAAGGTCATAAAGGTAACCAG GGTGATCCTGGGATTGAAGGTTCAATCGGACGACCGGGACTAAAG GGAGAAATCGGTTTCAAAGGTGAAAAG GGTGAAGTTGGATTAATTGGAGCGAAG GGGGTGGCAGGTTCACCAGGCAGGAACGGTACTAACGGACAAAAG GGTAAAATTGGCCGAATTGGAGCTCCTGGCTGCAAAGGGGATCCAGGTGACAAG GGCCCAGATGGACACCCAGGAGACGCTGGTGACTCTGGACCATCtggagaaaaaggagaaaag GGGGACACAGGCCGCTCTGGAAAGCCGGGTCCTCCCGGCCCTGTGGGTAGTCAAGGACCAAAG GGTGAAAAGGGAAATCCTGGAAATCCAGGACCATACGGAGAAAGAGGGGTTCCC GGGTTAAGTGGCAGACCTGGACCAAAAGGCAACCTG GGCAGAAGAGGGAGTCCTGGAGTGAAGGGGGCGCCAGGAGCTAACGGGGTCAAAGGAGCAAGG ggAGATCAAGGACCGTCAGGGGACAGAGGTCGACTCGGGGAGGACGGATTTAAGGGAGCTAAG GGAGGCCAAGGACTACCAGGACCGAGGGGTCATCATGGAGAACCAGGCGGCCCTGGAGGAAAT GGCACTGTGGGAAGTCCCGGAGACCCCGGACCAAGGGGGGAGCCTGGACAACCCGGACCTAAG GGAGACGATGGAAGACCAGGATTCGGCTACTCAGGACCGACAGGAGCAACG GGAGAAAGAGGGGATAAGGGCAAGAAAGGACCCAGAGGGGCCAGAGGTGACTGCGGCGCCAAAGGCACGGCCGGAGATAAAGGAGTACCGGGAGAGCCT GGGGAACCAGGCAAGCCAGGAGAGCCAGGAGAGAGAGGACCCCGGGGAGAGCCTGGAAAAGAT GGGGACGAAGGGCCAGCTGGGGGTCCTGGGCTCACT GACTGTGATGTTATGACATACATCAGGGAGACCTGTGGTTGTTGTG aCTGTGAGAAGCACTGTGGAGCTCTGGACATTGTCTTTGTGATTGACAGCTCTGAGAGTGTTGGCCTGACCAACTTCACCCTGGAGAAAAACTTTGTTATCAACACCATCAACAGGCTGGGATCCATGGCCCCCGACCCCACGTCACCAACCG GAACAAGAGTTGGAGTTGTACAGTTCAGCCACAAAGGAACCTTTGAGGCCATACGTCTCGACGACGCTTCCATAAACTCCATGTCGTCGTTTAAGACGGCAGTGAAGAACCTACAGTGGATCGCTGGGGGCACATTTACGCCCTCTGCACTCAAGTTTACCTACGACAACCTGATCAGGGACAGCAAGAGAGCCCGCGCTAAGGTGTCTGTGGTGGTGGTTACGGACGGCCGCTTCGACCCTCGTGATGACGACAGTCAGCTCAGGTACCTGTGCGATGATCCGGCTGTGGTGGTGAACGCCATCGGAGTCGGCGACATGTTTGACAAGAGACACGACAGTGAGACCCTCGTGTCGATAGCCTGCAATAACAAGGACCGCATCACCGAGATGAAGCAATACACGGACCTGGTGGCTGATAACTTCATTCAGAAGATGGAAACTATTCTCTGTCCGG ATCCAGTGATTAAGTGTCCCAACCTTCCCTGTGGAACTG AACTTGATGTGGCTCCGTGCGTTCAACGACCCGTAGACCTGGTGTTCCTCCTCGACGGCTCAGAGCGCCTCGGGATGGAAAACTTCAACCACGCCCGCCACTTTGTGCAGATGGTGGCAAACACTTTGACGTTGGCCAAGACTAAAAATTACCCAAACGGGGTTAAACTGGCGCTGATACAGTTCGGCAAGGAGAACGAAAGCCAAGTGGCCTTTCTTCTTACGCACGACATGAAGACCATTGCTTCGGGTCTCGCAGGCTTACGTTATCTTGATGCTTCGTCAGCAGTGGGGCCTGCCATCTTTCAAACCATCAGTGAGATCTTGGATAAAGGAAGCACTCGCAAGACAAGACGCGGTTCTGAggtttcatttgttttcatcacAGACGGCATTACGAACACCACCAACCTGGACGAGGCAACTTCTGCAATGCGCAGGCAACAGGTTGTTCCCACTGTGATCGCCACGGGAAGTGATGTGGATGACGAAGTGCTGATGCAGCTGGCTATGGGTGACCGGGACGCCATCTTTAAGGAACAGAAATTTTCTGATGTGTTAAAGCCTAGTTTCTTTAACCGTTTCATCAGGTGGGTGTGTTAG